AGGGGGGAGGATTGGCTTTTCAGCCATGTATCCTTAACCCCTTCCCTGGGCGCATCCCGTTTTCTATCAAAGTTAATTCCGTCTGTACTTAGATAAGTCCACCGGCGATAAATCGGCCTCTACATTCAGGTTGATATTCCTTGTAGGGGGATAGGAGCTATCCAGTTTGAAGCTCATATCCAGGGCCTTAAGAGATATATTCGGGTCTGTGTTATCTACATGGCTTTTCAGCTTGCCTATGCGATAGGATTTCGTAAGCCCGTGATACTCCATAAGGGCTTTTATGCTGTCCTCAATCTCAGGGTGCTTCATAAGGCCGTGAGCGATTGCCTTAGCTGAATTTCTGTCCTTAACATCATAGGCCCCCATAGCGGAAGCGGTTGCGGAGGTGCCTTGTGCGATTGCCACAACAAAGGCCCTCTGTTTATCCGTAAGATGGTCAAGGCAAGGAGGAGGGGCAATCTTTTTAATCCGCTTGTGAACGGCAACATTGGAAACGCCCAGTTCCTTCGCAATCTCAGTTTGGCTCCTGCCCTCTTTGAGCATCTTAAGAAGCAAACCATCATCTATTTTTCTTGGCCTCATTTTCATGGCTCCTTTTGTTAAAATTAACCTTGTCCTATAACCTACGGGGGTGCCAGGGAAGGGGGAAAGCCCCTCTTTTATCTAACTTGAAGGTAGGCCCTTTTGGGCCACAATTTACAAAAAGGACTTATTCCCCCGCATCCTCAAGCTCGCTCAAAAGCTCCTCTTTCCTTTTTCTGATTACTTCGATTTCCGTTTGGATATGAGCCACAAGCCCCTTTACTCCAATATTCTCCGTGCTAAGGCCCTCAAGGAGCCTTCTTTGCTGAAAACTCCTGTCCTGTATGGCTACTATGGCAACAGGGTTTGGTTCTTTCTCTCCTCTCATAACTGAATCGAGATAGCCGTTAAGCACGGCCCTTGCCTTTCCCCCGATAAGGTGAAGGTCATTAAGCTCCTTGCCTTTTATGAGTTCAATCATTTGCTGAATATCGGGATCAGCGTAAACCTCTGAGGATAGATAGGCCCTAACTGTTTTGGAATCAAAGCCTGTCCGTTTTCCAATGGCATTAGGCGTAAGGCCCATATCTTTCATAACCTTGAATTTCGCAATATCCGGCTTTGTAGGCTTCGGCATTTGCCCCTCCTAAAGTCCCAGTCCCAAGCTCCGGCCCGCTGTCATAAGGGCCTGTAGCAGTTTGAGGGCCGCATTTTTAGCCCTCTCCAGTAGCTTATCAAGCATGGAAGGCCCCCTTTAACTCCTCGATTGTATCTTTGACGCTCTGCCCGCCAATCCACCAGTGATAACGGCGGTCTGAATTGAATGGGATAGTAATATCTCCATCTGGGCCGAAATACGGTATGGGGCTTTCTTTAACAATAGAATCCTCCTCTCGTTTTATCTCTCTCAGGGTCTTTCTCGCGATTTCTGCAAAGCCCATTCTTTCTCCATTCTGCGTATTAAGCGTGTTAAGCGTATTAAGAAGGTATTTGCGCATAATGCGCTTTTTGCGCAAGCCTAAAGAACAACTTGCCTCTTCCTGCTTTCGCCTGCTTTCTTGCCAAACCAAAGCTCAATGCTTCTGCCTTCCGTTTGTATTTGCTCCTTGATTGCCAATCCTTTCTTGAGCAAAAAATCCAATGCTTTGCTTATCTCAGAGCCCTTTTTGTGTCGCCCAAACAGGTTATAAATATCCGTTCTGGTTAGCCCCTTCGGATTGCTTATCAAGGCGTTTAAAATTTCGTCTGCTACAGAGTTCCCAAAGGAATCTCCAAAAACATACTTTGCGGATGCATAGCAGTAATCCCATAAAGCAAGTCCCGCCGTAAGATGATCAGCCTCTATGTGATAAGAGCAATCCAATAGCGCATATAGCATCGCAAGCCGCATCGCCTGTGCCTCGGCCCTCGATGTTACGCCCCCTAATAGGCCGGATTCCCCCTCTGAAAGCTCAGGGTAAACACTCTCCCATGCCTTCCAGGCTTCCTCTGAAGGTTCTATCTTTCCTGCGCTTTGCCCAAAATCAATAGCCGCTCGGAGCCTCTTTAGGAGAGGTTCAAAATTAACCTTCTGAATCTGCCCTCCTCTTGGAAGGCATTTAGAACGCCTGACACAAAGCCATAAAAACCTGTTTGCGAATCCGTTAGCCGCTTCTGTTGTCGTGAGATATCTAAGTAGTTCTTCTTTGGTGACATGCGAAATAAGCGAGATATGCGTATCAGAGGCTTTTATCGGGCAGTTTTTAACCAGTGTCCTTAATGTGCCACTATCCCACGCCTGCCTGATAATTGCTGAAAGGGTATTCCCTTCTCTACCCAAAACCTTGAGGACTGTTGCAAACTCCGGTTCGATAACCAGAAGCCGCTTATCTTTAATTCCCTCTTCAATGACTGTTTCGCCTTTTCTTACTTCGTCCCTGACTGCATACATAAGCCCTTCGCCAGATGACAAGCCAGACACAATCCTTTCACTCCATTCAGGCGATATAGCTGAAAACAGCCGTGAAATATGTTTTTCAGAGGTTCCCTTGCGGCCCTTAGAGGTTTCACCGATTAGGACAGGAAAAATATTCCCGTAATGCTTATTTGCTTCAACCTCAAAATAAGCACCCCTTCCGATTATTGAGCCGTAGAAGGCTAAAAACTGAATAAGCAGGGCCATAGGATCGGCCTCTGTGTGTGGCTCGATAGCTTTAGTTATTTCTCCAGGAAGGCGATTAAAAATCGCTTCATCAGGTAAAGGCCATTCAGAAGTTTTATTTATCTCAGGTTCAGTGGTCTGAGATTCCTCTTGTAAGGTCTCGATTGCCCCACGCCTCTTTAGCTCCAAAAGCGCATCTCCTACATCGCATTTCATATTCCGTATTCCTCCTTAAAAAAAGTCAGCTTCGCCTCATCGTTACTCTTACAAAAAACTTCTTCATAGATATATTCGAGGTAGTCAAAACGCTCCTGTAGCTGTGCAA
This DNA window, taken from Deltaproteobacteria bacterium, encodes the following:
- a CDS encoding terminase small subunit, which encodes MRPRKIDDGLLLKMLKEGRSQTEIAKELGVSNVAVHKRIKKIAPPPCLDHLTDKQRAFVVAIAQGTSATASAMGAYDVKDRNSAKAIAHGLMKHPEIEDSIKALMEYHGLTKSYRIGKLKSHVDNTDPNISLKALDMSFKLDSSYPPTRNINLNVEADLSPVDLSKYRRN
- a CDS encoding DUF3987 domain-containing protein translates to MKCDVGDALLELKRRGAIETLQEESQTTEPEINKTSEWPLPDEAIFNRLPGEITKAIEPHTEADPMALLIQFLAFYGSIIGRGAYFEVEANKHYGNIFPVLIGETSKGRKGTSEKHISRLFSAISPEWSERIVSGLSSGEGLMYAVRDEVRKGETVIEEGIKDKRLLVIEPEFATVLKVLGREGNTLSAIIRQAWDSGTLRTLVKNCPIKASDTHISLISHVTKEELLRYLTTTEAANGFANRFLWLCVRRSKCLPRGGQIQKVNFEPLLKRLRAAIDFGQSAGKIEPSEEAWKAWESVYPELSEGESGLLGGVTSRAEAQAMRLAMLYALLDCSYHIEADHLTAGLALWDYCYASAKYVFGDSFGNSVADEILNALISNPKGLTRTDIYNLFGRHKKGSEISKALDFLLKKGLAIKEQIQTEGRSIELWFGKKAGESRKRQVVL